In Bacteroidales bacterium, the genomic stretch TAAGAAAATAGGTTATGATAAGGCATTTATTACTGCCTATAAAGGAAACGATAAAATAAGTGTGAATGAAGCAAAGCAGTTATTAAAAGTAAAATAATAAAAAGCTATGAATAAAAAAAGTCGTAAGAATTTAGTCGTAAGTAGTAAGAAAAAAACAAAAAGCAGAAAATAAAAACAAAAAAAATATTTCTTATTTTTTTAATAATTTAGCAATTAAACAATAAAGCATTAAGTCAAACAACTAACAGCCGACAACTAAATTCACATAAATGAAAACAAAAAAAATATTTGCATTAATAATTTTGGGAACACTTCTGCAATTGGGTGTTTTCGCGCAAAACGATGTTCAAATCAGCAATTTTATGTTTTGCGGACAAACCTATAATCCTGCATTTGCAGGTTATACAAAAAATATTAATGCAACAATATTAGCCCGTCAGCAGTGGACAGGGTTCAAACAAGCACCTTCCACGCAATTATTAAATTTTGCACTTCCGACAAATAATATCGGAAATTTCGGATTGTCGGTAATTAATGATAAGCTCGGCTTCGAAAAATCAATAAGCATGAGAGTTGCTTATGCATATCCGTTCAGCTTATCTGAAAATTCTTACATTTCTGCCGGAGTATGTGCGGGATTCATAAATCGTTCTATCGAAGGAACATCACTTCATTACGAAGATAAAAACACTTTCGACCCGTCAGGAATATACAACAATACCAGCGAATTTCTTCCTACAATTGATATGGGTATTTTATATTATGACAAGAAATTAACTCTGGGTGCTTCCTCCACACATTTAACGAAGTCGGCTCCAAAAGCTACGTTCTACGATGCTTCGCGGCATTATTATATTTTCGGAAGTTATAAAATTCCTTTTAATGAAACTATGATTCTTGTTCCTTCGGTTTATTTTAAAAACAGTAAATTTATTTCAC encodes the following:
- a CDS encoding type IX secretion system membrane protein PorP/SprF; protein product: MKTKKIFALIILGTLLQLGVFAQNDVQISNFMFCGQTYNPAFAGYTKNINATILARQQWTGFKQAPSTQLLNFALPTNNIGNFGLSVINDKLGFEKSISMRVAYAYPFSLSENSYISAGVCAGFINRSIEGTSLHYEDKNTFDPSGIYNNTSEFLPTIDMGILYYDKKLTLGASSTHLTKSAPKATFYDASRHYYIFGSYKIPFNETMILVPSVYFKNSKFISQFEANANLMFGDKLWTGLSYRWKESIVGLFGIKIIKSFKVGYSYDFNIGDVKPYSYGSHEIFLNYSPEKSEKSIYYKTPRLFN